In the genome of Candidatus Krumholzibacteriia bacterium, one region contains:
- the aroC gene encoding chorismate synthase, translating to MRFLTAGESHGPGLTAIVEGLPSGLALDPAAVEAELRRRQGGYGRGARMQIEADRATFTAGVRHGKTLGSPLALHIPNLDHKHWEKIMAPFGVAPVPPQREVTAPRPGHADLAGGTKHRARDLRDVLERASARETAARVAVGAVARQFLAVFGVRIVGHTRSLGGITVEARVPEEVPYDAVQPRAAANDLAVLDPEMHARMVAAIDAAKADGDTLGGVVEVLALGVPAGLGSHVHWDRRLDARLGQALLSIPAVKGVEIGPAFANAALRGSQVHDSVAPAAAGGLQRQSNRAGGCEGGVSNGEPLVLRAAMKPLSTLMRALPTVDLRTGKPARAAVERSDVCAVPACGVVAEAVVAIVLAQAWLEKFSGDCLDDVLAAWRHYVQEVARWLPSS from the coding sequence CTGCGTTTCCTGACTGCCGGCGAATCCCATGGCCCCGGGCTCACCGCCATCGTCGAGGGCTTGCCCTCTGGTCTGGCTCTCGATCCCGCGGCGGTGGAAGCCGAGCTGCGCCGGCGGCAGGGTGGTTACGGCCGCGGCGCGCGCATGCAGATCGAAGCGGATCGCGCCACCTTCACCGCCGGCGTGCGGCACGGCAAGACCCTCGGCAGCCCCTTGGCGCTGCACATCCCCAATCTGGATCACAAGCACTGGGAGAAGATCATGGCGCCCTTCGGTGTGGCGCCGGTACCACCACAGCGCGAGGTCACCGCGCCACGCCCGGGGCATGCGGATCTCGCCGGCGGCACCAAGCACCGGGCCCGCGATCTGCGCGACGTGCTCGAACGCGCCAGCGCCCGGGAAACGGCGGCCCGCGTCGCCGTCGGCGCCGTCGCTCGGCAATTCCTCGCCGTCTTCGGTGTGCGCATCGTCGGGCACACCCGCTCTCTCGGCGGGATCACGGTGGAAGCACGGGTGCCGGAGGAGGTGCCCTACGACGCGGTGCAGCCACGGGCGGCGGCCAACGATCTCGCCGTGCTCGATCCGGAGATGCACGCCCGCATGGTCGCGGCCATCGACGCCGCCAAGGCGGACGGCGACACCTTGGGCGGCGTGGTCGAAGTGCTGGCGCTGGGAGTGCCCGCTGGGCTCGGCAGCCACGTGCACTGGGACCGGCGGCTCGACGCGCGACTCGGACAAGCGTTGCTCTCCATCCCGGCGGTGAAAGGAGTGGAGATCGGTCCGGCGTTCGCGAACGCCGCGCTGCGTGGCTCCCAGGTGCACGATTCCGTGGCACCGGCGGCGGCCGGCGGGCTGCAGCGGCAGAGCAACCGCGCCGGCGGTTGCGAAGGCGGAGTGAGCAACGGCGAGCCTCTGGTCTTGCGCGCGGCGATGAAGCCGCTTTCCACCTTGATGCGGGCGCTGCCCACGGTGGATCTGCGCACCGGCAAGCCCGCGCGGGCGGCGGTGGAGCGCAGCGATGTCTGCGCCGTCCCCGCCTGCGGCGTGGTGGCCGAGGCGGTGGTCGCCATCGTTCTCGCCCAGGCGTGGCTGGAAAAATTCTCCGGCGATTGCTTGGACGACGTGCTGGCGGCGTGGCGTCATTACGTGCAAGAGGTCGCCCGGTGGCTGCCATCGTCCTGA
- a CDS encoding shikimate kinase: MAAIVLIGFMGSGKSTLGQKLATALGVDFVDLDQRLEAEQGCSIRHLLARHGEAGFRALELRALHDLLTSGGADRVIATGGGVVESQAARPLLRRLGRVVWLRANPEACVARLGTARGERPLLDDESSWRARYQRREPLYRDLAELVVETHPAALEASLEAVLHGLGLAPPGA, from the coding sequence GTGGCTGCCATCGTCCTGATCGGTTTCATGGGCAGTGGCAAGAGCACACTCGGGCAGAAGCTCGCCACCGCTCTCGGTGTCGATTTCGTCGATCTCGACCAGCGTCTCGAAGCGGAGCAAGGCTGCAGCATCCGCCATCTGCTGGCGCGGCACGGCGAGGCGGGCTTCCGCGCCCTGGAGCTGCGAGCGCTGCACGACTTGCTCACCAGCGGCGGTGCGGATCGGGTCATCGCCACCGGCGGCGGCGTGGTGGAGAGCCAGGCGGCGCGACCCCTGCTCCGCCGTCTCGGGCGGGTGGTCTGGTTGCGGGCGAATCCGGAAGCGTGCGTGGCGCGACTCGGCACCGCCCGGGGAGAGCGGCCGCTCCTGGACGACGAGAGCAGCTGGCGCGCCCGCTACCAACGCCGCGAGCCGCTCTACCGCGACCTTGCGGAGCTGGTGGTGGAGACGCACCCGGCAGCCCTCGAAGCCAGTCTGGAGGCGGTTCTGCACGGCCTCGGCCTCGCTCCACCGGGTGCCTGA